CATTCTTCAGCAAATCGCTGCATTCAGCTGGAATCACGTTTTTTCTCTCCTATTTCCTGTAAAATTTGCTTCACGTCAGTGTACAAGGAATAACATGCCCCGCACATTGACAATATCTTTCCCTCCGGTCCACGCTGCTCTTAATCCATAGCTCGTCTCTGTATTTTGCCACTGCCCGTCTGGAAATGCGAATCCCTCTGTCTTTTAACAATTCCGTCAGTTTTGAATTGCTGTATGGTTTCTTCTTATCCTCCTGTTCTACAAGGGCGCGGATAACATCCTTAATCTGCTCTGCGGACATTGCCCTGCCCTGCGGCAATATTCTGTTTCCTTCTGCCGTCCTCATCCCACGACTCGATAATATCTCTTCCAGTATACAGATAATCATGTGGTACATACTCTGCTTCTTCTTTTGTCTGTAATCCGAGCGCCTCCTGGCTGGGAATTTTTTCAAACAGCGGGGTGCTGATGTACTCGTTCTGTAAAAATTCCTCCAGCTCCACTACATCCATTGCCAGAATTTCAAGGAACTGAATCTTTACTTTAATTATTTTAACACCAAACCGCCGTTTTTTCAATTCATGGAGGGCAAAAGTGTGCAAAAAAAAGAAAGGACCGCCGCAAAATGTAAACAAACTGTTAAAATTCATTTTGCGGACAGCCCTTCCTGCTTTTTCAATTATACAATTGTAATGGTTTATAAAAACAATATATTTTTAAGGTATTATAAGAATTTTACTTTATACGTTTCCGCCCAAGGTCGCGCCCATGTCTGCTACAATAAATTCCCCGTCAATCATGTTACAGCAGTCAGAAGCCAGGAACAGTGTAAGGTTTGCAATCTCCTCTACAGTTCCAAATCTTCTAAGCGGAATATTCTTCAACTGCTTTTCGCCAAACGGCGTTCCTACAAGCGATTCTCTGTTCAGCTCTGTGATAACATATCCCGGACAGATAGCATTTACGGTGATTCCGTACCTGGCCAGCTCCCACGCCAAAGATTTCGTCAAGTTGATTGCGCCTGCTTTAGAAGCCCCGTAAGAAGCCACTCCGTTATTTCCCTTGATTCCGCCAATGGAGCACATATTAATAATTTTTCCGCCATTCCCCTGCTTAATCATTTGTTTTGCCGCAATCTGGGAGCCAAAGTACACGCTCTTTAAGTTGGAGTCCAAAACCGTGTTATATTCTTTTTCGCTGGTGTCCAAAATTTTCTTTGTAATGGCAACGCCTGCGTTATTCACCATAATATCAACAGAGCCAAACATCTCCGCCGTCTTGTCTACTAAATTCTGAATCTGTTCAATATTCTGGACATCTGTGGCG
The window above is part of the Lachnoclostridium edouardi genome. Proteins encoded here:
- a CDS encoding RNA polymerase factor sigma-54, coding for MSAEQIKDVIRALVEQEDKKKPYSNSKLTELLKDRGIRISRRAVAKYRDELWIKSSVDRRERYCQCAGHVIPCTLT
- a CDS encoding SDR family NAD(P)-dependent oxidoreductase — encoded protein: MDTEKMKMPTFDLAGKVAIVTGGTKGLGYGIVMQFAAHGAKVVITSRHQDDCDRVAEEVKAMGAEAAGIATDVQNIEQIQNLVDKTAEMFGSVDIMVNNAGVAITKKILDTSEKEYNTVLDSNLKSVYFGSQIAAKQMIKQGNGGKIINMCSIGGIKGNNGVASYGASKAGAINLTKSLAWELARYGITVNAICPGYVITELNRESLVGTPFGEKQLKNIPLRRFGTVEEIANLTLFLASDCCNMIDGEFIVADMGATLGGNV